A section of the Elusimicrobiota bacterium genome encodes:
- a CDS encoding HD domain-containing phosphohydrolase — MVATLYKVVDTIQTEYNLEQLFNKIMQSILQTIHADRGFLIISEPNTCAVMPVVSVGKISAGGISMSVINHSLKDGFSVLSSDTFIDDRFKMGQSIITHNIRSVICVPVESKNKILGAIYLDTIGRTKNFTEPELELLSAIGKHAGIAIERAGLIKELEEMFHSAIRSMVSAIDAKDVYTKGHSERVTNYSLIVGKKMGFTDDELTILKLAAILHDVGKIGIPDRILQKPSKLTDDEFAIIKEHPVKGAKIVENIKNTEKLILGIKHHHEHWDGSGYPDGLKSEEIPKIAQIINLKNA; from the coding sequence ATGGTGGCTACACTGTACAAAGTGGTGGACACTATCCAAACAGAATATAACCTTGAACAATTGTTCAACAAAATTATGCAATCAATACTGCAAACCATACATGCTGATAGAGGATTTCTTATTATTTCTGAACCTAACACATGCGCAGTGATGCCTGTTGTTTCTGTCGGTAAAATATCGGCAGGCGGAATATCAATGTCTGTGATTAATCATTCATTAAAAGATGGTTTTTCTGTTTTATCGTCGGATACATTTATTGATGACCGCTTCAAGATGGGACAGAGTATTATTACACATAATATTCGGTCTGTGATATGCGTACCGGTTGAATCAAAAAACAAAATACTCGGTGCTATTTATCTTGATACTATTGGCAGAACCAAAAATTTTACTGAGCCAGAACTTGAACTTCTATCAGCAATCGGGAAACATGCGGGAATTGCTATAGAACGGGCAGGACTGATAAAAGAATTAGAGGAAATGTTTCACAGTGCAATACGCAGTATGGTCTCTGCAATTGATGCTAAAGATGTTTATACAAAAGGGCATTCAGAACGTGTAACAAATTATTCACTTATTGTTGGTAAAAAAATGGGATTCACAGATGATGAATTAACGATATTGAAACTTGCTGCTATTTTGCACGATGTTGGTAAAATCGGTATTCCTGATAGAATCCTTCAAAAGCCGAGCAAACTTACAGACGACGAATTTGCAATAATAAAAGAACATCCAGTAAAAGGCGCCAAAATAGTAGAGAATATAAAAAACACAGAAAAACTTATACTTGGCATAAAACATCATCACGAGCATTGGGATGGTAGTGGATATCCTGATGGATTAAAAAGTGAAGAGATTCCTAAAATCGCACAGATTATAAACCTGAAAAATGCGTGA